The following coding sequences are from one Betaproteobacteria bacterium window:
- a CDS encoding LysR family transcriptional regulator, translating to MAPDQLNFRHLLYFWSVAKEGSVTRAAERLDLSVQAVSTQLGLLEQQLGQALFAPQGRSLVLTEAGRVALQYAERIFHLGDLLVDDLRSRRDLRPRFAVGIAETVPKLVAFRLLAPLLHPPLAVRLECCEGEIGHLLGELQLNRLDLVIADQSAPRRANQKLEDFRLGEMAVDLYGVEALHAAWAADFPNRLDGAPVLLPARTHPMRDALDHWFVSRGLRPEVVGEFTDSALLKTFGSGGLGLFPAPAGLAAEIHRAYDALSLGTLQGVRESWYGVVVPRRIQHPAILALREGAGKAGA from the coding sequence ATGGCTCCGGACCAACTCAATTTCCGCCATCTGCTCTATTTCTGGAGCGTGGCCAAGGAAGGTAGCGTCACCCGTGCCGCGGAACGCCTCGATCTGTCGGTGCAGGCTGTGAGCACGCAACTGGGGTTGCTGGAGCAGCAATTGGGACAGGCTCTTTTCGCGCCCCAGGGGCGGTCCCTGGTCCTCACGGAAGCGGGGCGAGTTGCGCTGCAGTACGCGGAACGGATTTTTCACCTGGGCGATCTGCTGGTGGACGATTTGCGCAGTCGCCGGGATTTGCGGCCGAGATTCGCCGTGGGGATCGCCGAGACCGTGCCCAAACTGGTGGCCTTCCGGCTCCTGGCACCGCTCCTCCATCCTCCGCTCGCCGTCCGCCTGGAGTGTTGTGAGGGGGAAATCGGGCATCTCCTCGGGGAGTTGCAACTGAACCGCCTGGACCTGGTGATCGCGGACCAGTCGGCGCCACGCCGGGCCAACCAGAAGCTGGAGGATTTCCGGCTCGGTGAAATGGCGGTGGACCTGTATGGAGTGGAGGCTTTGCATGCCGCATGGGCTGCGGATTTCCCCAATCGCCTCGATGGCGCTCCCGTGCTGCTCCCCGCCCGGACCCATCCGATGCGGGATGCCCTGGATCACTGGTTCGTTTCCCGGGGACTACGCCCCGAGGTGGTCGGGGAATTCACCGACAGTGCCTTGCTGAAGACCTTCGGCAGCGGCGGGCTGGGGCTGTTCCCGGCACCCGCCGGGCTGGCGGCCGAAATCCATCGTGCCTACGATGCCTTGAGCCTGGGCACGCTCCAGGGAGTGCGGGAGTCCTGGTACGGCGTGGTCGTTCCACGCCGCATCCAGCATCCGGCGATTCTCGCGCTGCGAGAGGGGGCCGGAAAGGCAGGCGCTTGA
- a CDS encoding phosphatase PAP2 family protein, which produces MSLAILLLGGLWLCPQGACRVPAADLATAIAVGHGLPPGTQTFLTGITWLGSLAVLLPLALVTVLMQPQRSRPRRLFVPAALGAATLLAHLTKLAFDRPRPLLENLTALPPDASFPSAHAMQVTAFALALLWSSASRPPPLAWAFAGALIVSVGFSRVALNVHFATDVILGTAAAVCLSCALRGWLVKLESQP; this is translated from the coding sequence ATGTCGCTTGCCATCCTCCTTCTCGGCGGCCTTTGGCTCTGCCCCCAGGGCGCCTGCCGTGTCCCCGCGGCAGACCTCGCTACGGCAATCGCCGTCGGTCATGGTCTGCCACCCGGGACCCAAACCTTTCTGACCGGGATTACCTGGCTGGGCTCCCTTGCCGTATTGCTCCCCCTCGCCCTGGTCACCGTCCTCATGCAACCGCAACGGTCCCGGCCCCGACGGCTTTTCGTACCCGCTGCCCTGGGTGCCGCGACGCTGCTCGCTCATCTGACGAAGCTCGCTTTCGACCGTCCCCGCCCCCTGCTTGAAAATCTGACGGCCCTGCCCCCGGACGCGAGTTTTCCCAGCGCCCACGCCATGCAGGTCACTGCCTTCGCCCTGGCGCTGCTGTGGTCCTCGGCGTCCCGACCTCCCCCGCTTGCCTGGGCGTTCGCCGGCGCGCTCATTGTTTCCGTTGGCTTTTCTCGGGTGGCCTTGAATGTCCATTTCGCCACGGATGTCATCCTGGGAACGGCCGCCGCCGTCTGCCTGAGCTGCGCCCTGCGCGGCTGGCTCGTGAAATTGGAGTCGCAGCCATGA